The Vicinamibacterales bacterium DNA window CGCGCTGCCTGTGCGTGATGCCGGACGGCCTGGCGGGCAACTGCACGGAGATGCTGCAGGCGCTCCACGCCGATCTCCGTCCGGGCGTGGCGGTCGTCGGCGGCGCCGCCGCCGACGCGATGTCGTTCGAGCGCACCTTCCAGTACGGCGACGGACGGGTCATCAGCGGCGGGATGGCGGCGTTCCTGATCTCGGGCCCCGTCGACGTCGCGGTGGCGGTGAGCCATGGCTGCACCCCGATCGGCGGCGAACGCGAGGTGACGCGCAGCGCCGACGGCTGGATCCACGAGATCGACGGCCGGCCGGCCTGGCAGCTGTTCAAGGAGTACCTGGACGACGACGCCGGCGACGACCTGAACGCCGAGGGCATCGTGCACCTCTGTGTCGGCGAACGGCTCGCCACGACGGCCGACGACTACGATCCCTTCGTCATCAGGACCCCGCTGCAGCTCGACAAGCCCAGCGGCGCCCTCTTCTTCCCCGGCGGCGGCCTGACCGAAGGCCGCGCCATCCAGTTGACCCGTCGCGATCCGGACCGGATCCGCGAGAGCGCCCGCGACTGCGCCGACCGCGTGCGTCGCTCGCACCCGGAGCGCGCCCCGGATCTCGTCCTCCAGTTCGACTGCGCCGGCCGCGGCCGCATCCTGTGGGGCGGCTGCGCCGCGGCCGAAATCGTCGCGCCGCTCAGGCGGGCCCTCGGGCCGGACACGCCGTGGATCGGCTTCCACACCTACGGCGAGATCGCGCCCATCGGCGGCCGCCCGTATTACCACAACTACACCGTGGCGCTCTGCGCGCTCTACGAACGCCAGGCCGCCTGAGATCCGATGCCCCCTCCCTCCGCGACGCTGCCGGCCGAGGCGCTCCACGAGCAGCTCACGCTGCTCGTCAAGACCGAGCACCGCCTCCACCGGTCGCAGAACGCGCTCGATCGGCAGCTGCTTCGCGTGGAGCTCCTCAGCCAGTTCACGCTGCGCTGGGACAGCCAGGCCGAGCCGGCCGCGATCCTGCTGGACGCGGCGTCGCTGCTCCTGCGCGTGTTCGCCGTGAATCAAGTGCGGGTCGTCGTGCCCGATGGGGCCGGTTTGCCGCGGACCGCCGGAGACGGCCGCGTGAAGCTCGTCACGATGCCGCGGGAGCATCTCGATGCCGGACTCGCGCACCTCGCCGGTCCCGTGGCCGGCCCGCTGGAGGCGCAGCCCGCGTCGTTGCGGGCGCTGCTCGACCCGTTGACGTCGGCGGGCGCGGCCGCGGGGACGCCATCCGGCCTCGTGGTGCTCCCGCTGCGCGTGACGCAGGACGACCCGCCCATGTGCTTCCTGGGGACCACCGACGAGAGGCACAAGACGTCGCACGCGCGCGAGATGCCCACCGACGCCGCGCTGCCGTTCCTCCGGCTGCTCGGCGGGCACGTCGAGCACATGCTGCGCAACTCGCGGCTGCTGGCGGAGGTGGCCGCGGCGCGCCAGCGCCTGCTGGCGATCCAGGAGGACCTGGAGGACCGCGTGGCGCTGCGCACGGCCGAGCTGACGCGCGAGATCGCGGAGCGGAAGCGCACCGAGGTGGAACTGCAGCGCGCCAAGATCGCGGCCGAGCAGGCGAGCGTGGCCAAGAGCGCGTTCCTGGCCAACATGAGCCACGAGCTCCGCACGCCGCTCAACGCCATCATCGGCTACAGCGAGATGCTGCAGGAAGACGCCGAGAGCTTCGGCCAGACCGCCTGCCTCGGCGACATCGGCAAGATCCTGGGCGCTGGCCGGCACCTGCTCGCCTTGATCAACGACGTCCTCGACCTGTCGAAGATCGAGGCCGGCTACATGCAGCTCGACGTCGAGGACTTCGAGCTCGCCGACGTCGTGCACTCCGCCGTCACGCATTCGCGGCCGCTCCTGGCGTCGCGCGACAACGTGCTCGCCGTCGATGGCCTGGACCGCGGCTGTCCCATGCACACCGATCGCCTGAAGGTGGAGCAGGTGCTCCTGAACCTGATCGGGAACGCGGCGAAGTTCACCGAGCGGGGACACATCCGCGTCTCCGTCGACCGGACCCCCGACGACTGGGTCGAGGTCCGCGTGGCCGACACGGGCATCGGGCTGAGCGACGAGCAGGTCGGCCGCCTGTTCAAGGAGTTCTCCCAGGCCGATGCCTCGACCACGCGGCGCTTCGGCGGCACCGGGCTGGGCCTGGCGATCAGCCAGCGGCTCTGCCATCTCATGGGCGGCCACATCACGGCCTCCGGGCAAATCGGCGTCGGTGCCACCTTCACCGTGCGGCTGCCGGCCGTCGCGGGAGGACCGTCGTGAGCGTGCGGGTGCTGCTCGTGGAGGACAACGAGGCCAACGCCGACATGCTGTCGCGCCGCCTGATCCGCCAGGGGTTCGAGGTGGCCGTCGCCGGGGACGGCCTCCAGGCGCTCGACGCGACCGCGCGCCAGCGGCCCGACCTCATCCTGATGGACATCAGCCTGCCCAGGATCGACGGGTGGGAGGCGACGCGGCGGCTGAAGGCCGACCCGGCGACCGCGTCGATTCCGATCGTGGCGCTGACCGCGCACGCCATGGTGGCCGACCGCCAGCGGTGCTTCGACGCCGGCTGCGACGAGTTCGAGACCAAGCCCGTGGATCTCAAGCGGCTGCTCGAGAAGATGCACGGGCTGCTGGCCGCGAAGGCGCAGGCATGACGCCGGTCCGTCTCCTCCTCGTGGACGACGAGGCGCCGAACCGCGACATGCTGTCGCGCCGGCTCGAACGGCGCGGGTTCGAGGTGGGCCAGGCCGCCTCCGGCGCCGAGGCGCTGGCCGCGCTCGACCGGGAGCGCTGGGCCGCCGTGCTGCTCGACGTGCAGATGCCGGCGATGAGCGGCCTGCAGGTGCTCGAGAAGATCCGCGAGCGGTGGACGCAGGCGGAGCTGCCGGTGCTGATGGTGACGGCCCGGGACGCGAGCGAGGACGTGGTCGCGGCGCTCGAGCTGGGGGCCAACGACTACATCACCAAGCCCGTGGATTTTCCCGTCGCGCTGGCGCGGCTGCGGACCCAGCTGGCCCGCCGCGACGCCGAGGAACGGCTGCGGGCCAGCGAGGAGCGCTACGCCCTGGCCGCCCGCGGCGCCAACGACGGCCTGTGGGACTGGGACCTGGGGACGGGCGAGTTCCACTACTCGGTGCGCTGGCTGACGATCGTGGGACGCGAGGGCGACGGCATCGGGCCCACCCTGCAGGCCTGGCTGGACCTCACGCACGAGGCCGATCGCGACCGCCTGCAGCAGGCCTTCGACGCCCACCTCGCGGGGCGCACCCCGCACTTCGAGAGCGAGCACCGGCTGCATCACGCGTCGGGTGCCTACCGCTGGGTGCTGGCGCGCGGGCTCGCGGTGCGCGGCGCCGACGGCACGACAGTCCGCATGGCCGGATCGCTGTCGGACGTCACGGCCGGAAAGGTCGTCGACCAGCTGACGGGCCTGCCCAACCGCATGCTGCTCCACGATCGGTTGGAGCGCGCCCTCGGCGAGGCCGGGGAGCCCGTGGCACCGTGTGCGGTCCTGCTGCTCGACATCGACGGGTTCAAGCTCGTGAACGACGGCCATGGCCGGACGCACGGCGACGACCTGCTCCGGGCCGTCGCCCGCCGGCTGGACCGCTCGCTCCGGCCGGGCGACTCGATCTCGCGGTCGAGCGAGCTGGCCGCCGACTCGATGGTCGCCCGCCTGGGCGGCGACGAGTTCGTGGTGGTCCTGCACGACATCGCCGATCCGCTGGACGCGACGAGCGTGGCCGAGCGTCTGCAGCGGGTCCTGGCACGGCCGTTCACCATCGGCGATCGCGAGATCTTCGTCTCGGCCAGCGTCGGCGTCGCGATGAGCGGGCCGGGCGCCACGCCCGACGACCTGCTGCGCAACGCCGACACGGCCATGCACCGCGCGCGGCTGCAGGGCCGCGGCCGCATCGAGGTGTTCGAGCTCGCGATGCGCGAGGAGATGGTGGAGCGCCTGCAGCTCGACACGGCGCTCCGGCAGGCGCTCGCGAACGACGAGTTCCTGCCGCACTACCAGCCGATCATCGACCTGCAGCACGGCCGGCTCGTCGGCTTCGAGGCGCTGATGCGGTGGCGCCGGCACGACGGCCGCCTCGTCCCGCCGGCGATGTTCATCCCCACGCTCGAGGCCAACGGCCTCATCGTGCCGGTGGGGCAGCGTTTCGCCGCGGCCGTGTGCCGGCAACTGCGGGCGTGGCGCGACACGGTGGCCGCCGGGCTGCCGCTGTGGGTCAACGTGAACTTCACGACCGGCCAGCTCGCCGAGCCGGACGTCCTCGACACGCTGCTGGGGGCGATTGCCGATGCCGGCATCCGGCCGGCGGACTTCGTGGTCGAGATCACCGAGTCGTCGGCGATCGGCGACGTCGCCCGGGCGGCCGAGACCCTGTCGCGCTTCCGCGACGCGGGCCTGCGCGTGGTCCTCGACGACTTCGGCACCGGCTTCTCGTCGCTGTCGTGCCTGGGCGAGCTGCCCATCGCGGGCATCAAGCTCGATCGGTCGTTCATCAGCAGCGACCGGCGCCACCCGGCCATCCTGCAGGCCGTCGTGCACCTGGCCGACGAGCTCGGCCTCACCGTCACGGCCGAGGGCATCGAGACCGACGCCCAGCACGCGCAGCTCCGGGGGCTCGGCTGCGGGTTCGCGCAGGGGTACCTCTTCGCGAGACCCCTCGACGCCGAGGCGGCGACGGACCTGATCCGCCGGGGTGTGCGCTGGCTGCCGGCCCACCCGGAGGACGCCGAACCCACCGCCGCCTGACCGCGTTCGCCGGTCGCGCCCTTGGCGCGACGGGGACGGGGCGCTATGCTGGCGCCATGCGTCACGTCGTGCTGGCCCTGGCCGTCTCGTTCGTCGGATTCCCCGCGGCCGTTCCGGTCCAGCAGGCCCCGAAGGCGGTCTCGGCGTGGGTGGCGGCCCCGGCGGCCGGCGCCGATGCCGCCGTCGCCTACGTCGCCATCGAGAACCCCACGATGTACGACATCTACATCACGGCGGCTACGACCGACGCGGCCAAGACGGTAGAACTCCGGGCCGGCGCCACCGGCGGCGGCGAGCCGGCGGTGGTCACCGAGTTCACCGTGCCCGCCTATGGCTCCACCGCCGCCGAGCAGGCCGCGCCGCACCTGCGCCTGGTCCAGTTGACGCGGCCGCTGGCGGCGGGCGACACCGTCCAGCTCACGCTGACCACCGACGGCGGCGTGGCGCTGAACGTCGCGGCGCCCGTCAAGTAGCCGTCCCCGCCGGCCGTCTCGCCGCCGCGGCCCGCGTCGTGCCGGCGCGCCACTTTGGCACAGAATAGGACGGCGCGAGCGGGTCCCGCCCGCCCGTCACGCGAGCGCCCGGGCGCCGGCCCGCGCCGGACGCTCCGTGCCGTCCGTTGCAGTTCGCACAGAGGAGTAGACGCATGAAGAAGGTGATGTTCGCTCTCGCGGCCGTGTGCCTGGTGGCCGGCGCCGTGTCCTTCGCCCAGCAGCGCGAGCGCCGTGCGCCGGACCCCCGGTCGATGGGCGGCGGTGACTGCCGCGACAACCCGTACAACTGCGCCGACGCCCCGAACCCGCTGCCCAAGGCGGACACGGTGTGGCTCGAAGAGATGACGTGGATGGACGTGCGCGACGCCATGAAGGCCGGCAAGACGACGGCCATCATCTCCACCGGCGGCATCGAGCCCAATGGCCCGTGGCTCGTGCTGGGCAAGCACAACTACGTGCTGCACGCCAACTGCGACGCCATCGCCCGGAAGCTCGGCAACGCGCTGTGCGCGCCGATCGTGAAGTACGTGCCCGAGGGGGACATCGAGCCCAAGACCGGGCACATGACGACGGCGGGCACCATCACGATGCGCGAGGACACGTTCCGCGCCGTGCTCACCGACACCGCCGAGAGCCTGCAGGCGCACGGCTTCAAGACCATCGTGTTCATCGGCGACAGCGGCGGCAACCAGGCGGGCCAGAAGGCGGTGGCCGAGGCGCTGACGAAGAAGTGGGCGGGCAAGGCCGTCGCCCTGCACATCCCCGAGTACTACACCTACGCCGTCGTGACGAAGCACTTCGAGGACCAGGGCGCGCTGCCCAAGGACCGCAAGAGCGACCACATGCACGACGACCCCGTCATCACCCTCAACATGTTCATCGACGATCCGGACTCGGTGCGCTACGACGCGCGCGTGAAGGCCGGCAAGGCCAGCATCGACGGCGTGTCGATCGCGGACAAGGCGAAGGCCACCGCCCTGGCGAAGCAGATCGTGGCCTTCCGCGCCGACTACACGGTGACGGCCATCAACAAGGCCCTCGCCGCCCCCGGCCGGACCTCGATGCCCTAGCCGCGTGCCACGCGGACGCCGGGCCGGCCCGGCGTCCGCGGATTTCACCTCTCCGGGTCCCTCTACCGTTCCGAGGTGTACGTGACCGCCACGATCGGCCCCTATCGGGTGCTGGGCGAGCTCGGCCAGGGTGGCATGGGGACCGTGGTCCTCGCCGAGGACACGCGTCTCGGGCGCCACGTCGCGCTCAAGATGGTGTCCGGCGCCCAGGCCGGCACCTCCGGCGGACGGGCGCAGCTCCTCGACGAAGCCCGGGCCGCGGCGGCCCTCGTGCACCCGGCCATCGCCACCGTCCACGACGTCATCGAGCACGACGGCGAGATTGCCATCGTCTTCGAGCTGGTCGAGGGCGAGACGCTCGCGGCACGTCTCAAGAAGGGCCCGCTCCCTCCGGACCAGGCCCTCCACGTCGCCGCCCAGATTGCCGAAGCCCTCAGCGTCGCCCACGCGCACGGGGTGCTCCACCGCGATCTCAAGCCATCGAACGTCATGCTGGCGCCGGGCGGCGTCGTGAAGATCCTCGACTTCGGCATCGCCCGGATGCGGCCCGCGGCCGGGAGCCCCGCCGACGAGGCCCCGGCCGACGGCGACGGCGGCTTCCAGGGCACCCCTGGCTACGTCGCCCCGGAGCAGTGGGCGGGCAAGACCGCCGACGAACGCGCGGACCTGTACGCGCTGGGCGTGGTCCTCTTCGAGATGCTGACGGGGAAGCGCCCGTTCCCCGAGCGCGATCCGTTCACGCTCGCCCACGCCTCGATCGACCGGATGGCGCGCCGCGTGTCCTCGCTCAAGGCCGACGTGCCGCCGGCCCTCGACCGCCTCGTGTCGCGGCTGCTGGCCACCGACCCCGGCCAGCGCCCGCCGAAGGCCCGCGTGGTGGCCGACGAGATCAGGGCGCTCCAGGCGCCGCCGGCGCCGGTCGCCCTGCCGTGGCGGCGCTGGGCCGCCGTGGCCGCGGCGCTCGTCGTGGCGCTGGCCGGCGCCGCGTGGTGGGTGACGCGCCCGGTCGTGCTCGACGTGACCGACCCGGTCATCGCGGTGCTGCCGTTCGCCAACGGCACCGGGGACGACGGCAACGACTACCTCGCCGCGGGCGTGGCCGACAGTCTCACCACGAGCCTCTCATCGCTCCCGACGCTCACGGTGGTGCCACGCGCCTCGGTCGCCGATGCACGGGCGAGACGGAGGACGCCAGGACAGGTCGCGGCGGATCTGGGCGCGACCTTCGTCGTGGACGGCACCGTCGACGGCACCGGCGACGCACTCCGAATCGCCGTGCGGCTCCTCAGGCCGGACGGCACGGCGGCGTGGACGGAGGACGTCGAGGGGCCCGCGGCCGGCGTGTTCGGCATGCAGGCGCGGCTGGCCACGGCGCTCGGCGCGGCGCTCCGGCTGCAGCTCTCGCCCGACGTCCGCACCCGCATCAGCACACCGCCGTCGTCGAACCCCGACGCCCTCGACGCCTACTGGCGCGGCCGCGCCCTGCTCGAGCGCCGCGACTCGCCCGGCAACCTGCCGCGCGCCATCCTGGCGTTCGGCGAGGCGCTGCGACTCGATCCGCGATTCGTCGACGCCCACGCCGCCCTGGCGGAGGCGTATGCCGCCGACTACGGATCGACCCGCGACGCGCAGGCCATCGAGCGGGCGGTGCAGGCCAACCGCGACGCCGTCACGCTGGCGCCGGACGATCCCGCCGTCCGATTGGCCCTCGGCACGACGCTCGTCGCCAGCGGCCGCCACGCCGAGGCGATCCAGGCACTGCAGCGCGCGCTGGCGATGCAGCCGAGCCTGGACGACGCGCGGCGCCAGCTGGGCAACGCGCTGGCGGGCCTGGGCCGCATCGACGAGGCCGTGGCCGAGTGGAAGAAGGCGCTCGAGCGGCGGCCCACCAACTGGCAGGTGTACAGCGACATGGGGCGCGCCCTGTTCCGGGCGGCGCGCTACGACGAGGCCGAGGCGGCATTGCAGCGGCTCACGACGCTGCAGCCCGACAACGCGTTCGGATTCCAGCAGCTCGGGACGCTGTACCAGATTCGCGGCCTGAACGACAAGGCGCTCGAGTACTACGCGAAGGCGAACGCCATCAGCCCGTCGGCGCGCATCTTCGCCAACGTCGGCGCGATCTACCACACCGAGGGCCGCTTCGAGGATGCGGTCGCGAGCTATCGGCGCGCCATCGCGCTGGCGCCGAACATCTCCTACGTCCATCGCAACCTCGGCGACGCCCTGCTCCGCATGGGCCGACGCAACGAGGCCCTGGCCGCCTACCGTGATGCCGTCGAGCGCGCCGAGGCCGAGCTCGCCGTGAGCCCGTCGGACCCGCGGCTCCTGGCCACCGTCGCCGTCTACGCGCAGAAAGCCGGCGACGGTGCGAGCGCGGCGGCGCGGATCGCCGAGGCCGTCGCGAAGGCGCCCGACGACGTCGAGGTGTGCTATCGTGCCGCCGTCGTCCACGCGCTGGCCGGCTCAGAGGCGCAGGCGCTCGACTGGCTGCGCCGGGCCCTGGCGCTCGGGTACAGCAAGTCCACCGCCGCGGCCGACGACGACTTTCACGACATCCGGAACGAACCACGGTTCGCCGCGCTCGTGGCCGACGGGCCCGGCGGCGGAAGGGGGCGATGATGAGTCTGCTACTCAGCGCGGTGCTCGGCGGCATCATCGCCGTCGTGCTGTCCAAACTCCTCGGCGGCCAGGGCAAGACCGGGACCCCGCCGCCGGCCCCGCCGTCGGCGCCGCTGCCGCAGACGCGCTACACCACGGTCTACCTGTTCCCGACCGGCGACGGCGGTGTGCGGGCCAACGCCGCCCCCGAGATCCTGTTCGTCCGGCCCGGCGATCAGGTGGAATGGACGGTCGTCGATGCCACGGGCGCGGGCACGCGCCAGGTGTCGTTCCAGATCAAGAAGGGGCGCGATCCGTTCGAGGGCAAGCTGCCGCCGTTCCCGCGCGAATTCCGGGCCCGGATCCGGCCGGACGCCGTCTTCACCGAGCCCGTGCGGTACAGCATCCTCGTGGACGGGGAGTCGGTGTTCGACCCCGAGATCCAGATGGAACAGTAGGGCCCCGCCCGCGGCCCGTGACAATTCATGAATTGACCGGCCGTCGCCCCGGCCGGTAACCTCGGGATTCCATGACATTCGTCAGGCGGCGTCTCCGGCGCGGCGTGGCACTGTGGCTGTGCTGCCACGTGCTGGCGCTGTCGGCGCTCGCCGCCCGCGATTGCTGCGCCGCCCACACCATGGCGGCCGGGTCGGAGGGGGCGCCGTGCCACGACGAGGCGCCGCCGCCGGACGACTCGTGCGAGCACATGATGGGCGAGGGCGCGGCCTGCCCCATGCACCATGCCGCGACGGAGGCGCCCGTCGACTGCGCGATGACGGGCGTCTGCGGCGTGCCGGACGCCATGCTCCAGGCCGTGCTGCTCCAGCCGGCCGTCCCGATCGCCCCCTTCGCGTTCACGCCGGCCCTCCAGCCGTCCGGCCGCGTCGCCACGGCGCCTGACGCGCCGCGCTCGCTGGCCGTCCCGCCCGACGCCCCTCCGCCCCGCGCCTAGTCCCTCGCTCCGGTTCACGAGTGGCGCGCGCGTCTGCGACCGGCGCGCGCACGTGCACGTTCGCGCGAGAGGTTCTCCATGGTTCGGATCCGGTTCGTGATGGCGTCTGCCATCGTCGGGCTGCTGGCGTCATGGCCGGCGGCCGCTCAGGAATCCATCAACAACGCCAGCATCAGCGGCAGGGTCACCGATGCCCAGGGCGGCGTCGTCCCCGGCGCGACCGTCAGCGCCCGCCAGGTCGAGACCGACGTGACCGCCACGGTCGCGACCGATGACCGGGGACGGTTCCGCCTGCCGTACCTGCGGGTCGGCGCCTACGAGCTGACCGTGCACCTGGACGGCTTCGCCGACGTCCATCGGCGGCTCACCCTGTCGGCCGGCTCGGCGTTCGAGCTGCCGATCGCGCTGGCCGTCGAAGGCGTGACCAGCCAGGTCACGGTCAGCGCCGACGCCCCGGTGCTCGAGTCGGCCCGCAGCCAGATCGCCACGACCGTGGCCGTGGCCGAGGTGCAGAGCCTGCCGCTCAACGGCCGCCAGTTCCTGGACATCGCGGTCGTGACGCCCGGGGTCGCGCCGCCCAACATCAACAGCACGCAGCTCTTCGCCGAGACGTCCGCCGTGCCGGGCGTCGGGCTCTCCATCGGCAGCCAGCGCAACCTCTCCAACAGCTTCATCGTCGACGGCCTGTCGGCCAACGACGATGCGGCCGGACTGAGCGGCATGCCCTACGGCGTGGACGCCGTCGAGCAGTTCCAGGTGGTCACCTCCGGCGGCCAGGCGGAACTTGGCCGCGCCCTGGGCGGCTACGTGAACGTCGTGACGCGCAGCGGCACCAACCAGGTCCGTGGCACGGCCTACGGGTTCTTCCGCGACGACGCGCTGAACGCGCCCAACGCGCTGTCGGGCACCACGCTGCCGATGTCGCAGCAGCAGTTCGGCGCCAGTCTCGGCGGCCCCATCCGGCGCGGGCGGTCGTTCTACTTCGCCAACGCGGAGCGGCGCGTCCTCGATCAGACCGGATTCGTCACCATCAGCGGCGCCAACCTGTCGGCCGTCAACGCGCGCCTCGCCGAGGTGGGGTATCCGGGGCAGCCCGTGACGAGCGGGATCTACGACAACCCGGTCCGGAGTCTCAACGTGCTCGGCAAGGTGGACCACGCGTTCACGGGCCGCGATCAGCTGAGCGCGCGCTACAGCCTGTACGACGTCACCTCCGCCAATTCCCGCGGAGCGGGCGGCCTCAGCGCGCCGTCGGCCTCCGCCGGACTCGACAACCGCGACCAGGCGCTCGCCGTGAGCAACACGCTGACGCTGGGCGATCGCACCGTGAACGAGACCCGGGCGCAGTTCACCCACGCGGATCTCCTCGCGCTGCCCTCGGATCAGGTCGGCCCGGCCGTGAGCATCGCCGGCGTGGCGTCGTTCGGCACCCTCACCAACAGCCCGCAGGGACGGCTCAACCGGGGCTACCAGTTCGTCGACACGATCGCGCAGCAGCGCGGCGCGCACGCACTGAAGGCGGGCCTCGACCTGGTCTACAACGACGACACGATCACGTTCCCGCGCGCGGTGCGCGGCGCCTACACGTTCTCGTCCCTGGTCAACTTCCTGGCGGGCCGCTACAACAACGCCGGCTTCACGCAGACCTTCGGCGACACCTCCGTCCGGCAGGGGAGCACGAACCTGGGCCTGTACGTGCAGGACGAGTGGGCGGCCACCTCGCGCCTCACGCTCAACCTCGGCATCCGCTACGACCTGCAGTGGCTGGAGACGATCGCGACCGACACGAACAACGTGTCGCCGCGTGCCGGCTTCGCGTGGACGCCCACCGGGGCCCGCGACCTGGTGGTGCGCGGCAGCGCCGGCCTCTTCTTCGACCGCGTGCCGCTCCGCGCGCTGGCCAACGCGCTGCTCTCGGCCGGCAACACGACCGACCTGGGGCAGCTCCGGCAGCAGAACGTCCAGCTCTCGCCGGGCCAGGCCGCCTCGCCGACGTTCCCGAACCTCCTGCCGGCGGCGCAGCCGTCGGTGACGCTCTTCAGCCTGTCGACCATGCAGCGCGATCTGCAGAACGCCTACTCCCGGCAGGCGAACCTGGAAGTGGAACGGCAGGTCGGCCGGGCCGGAACGGCGAGCGTCGGCTACGCCTACGTGCGCGGCGACGGCATCCTGATGTCGATCAACCAGAACGTCCCCACCTGCGTGGCCGCGGGCACCAACAACGGCTGCCGCCCGATCGCCGACTACGCCAACAACAGCCAGTACAGCTCGGCCGGCCGGTCCACCTCCCACGCCCTGCTCGTGTCCTTCGCCAGGCGCCCGGGACGCTGGGGCTACTACCGCGCCAGCTACACGCTGTCGAAGGCCATGAACAACGTGGGTGAGTTCTTCTTCAGCGGGCCCATCGATCCGTTCGACATCGACAAGGACTGGGGGCGCGCCGACAACGACCGGCGGCACATGTTCGTCGTCTCGGCGGGCTTCAACGCGCCGTCGGGCCCGGCGTCGACCGCCTGGGAACACCTGACGCACGGATTCCAGCTGAGCACGCTCGTCCAGGCCTACTCGGCGGCGCCGTTCAACATCACCTCCGGCGTGACGACCATCCAGGGCACGGCGGGACGCCCGATCGTCGACGGCGACGTCATTCCTCGCAACTCCGGCGTGGGCGACGCGTTCCTGTCGATCGGCCTGCGCCTGAGCCGGACGTTCCGCGTCGCCGACACGTGGCAGATCGAGGGGATGGCGGAGGTGTTCAACCTGACCGACACCGTCAACGAGACCGCGCGCAACGGCAACTTCGGGAGCGGGGCCTATCCGACGAGCCCGTCGGCCACGTTCAACCAGGTGACGGCCGTGGGGGATCCGCGGTCGTGGCAGCTGGGTCTACGGCTTCGCTTCTAGGGGCTAGGGGCTACGGCACACCAAACGCGGAACACGGAACACGAAACACGGAACACGGAACCAGGAGCACGGAGCACACGATGAGGACGAACAGCTGGTGTGCGGCGCTCGTGACCGCCGCGCTGATGACGACGACCGGGGGGCCGGGAGCGGCGGCGCCCGAGGTGGTGACGCTCGCGGTGGAGGGCCGGAGCAGCGCGACGCCGTGGGTGGCGTCGGCCGGGCGCTTCGTGGCGGTCGTGTGGGGCGCGACGGCGGAGGGCAAGGCCGACGTCTACGTGGCGACGAGCGACGACGAGGGCGCGACGTTCTCGGCGCCGGCGCGCGTGAACCGCGTGGCGGGTGAAGGGCGCCTGAGCGGGGAGATCCCGCCGCGCGTGGCCCTGCACCTGGCCGCGGGCGCGAGCCGGCCCGACGTCGTCGTGGCCTGGAACGCCAAGGACCGAGGCACCGAGATCAAGATCGCCCGCAGTCACGACTTCGGCCGGACGTTCGACGCGCCCCTGTCGCTGCAGGCGCCGGGCGCCGCGGGCGACCGCGGCTGGCATGCGCTGACGCTCGACGCCCAGGGCGCGGCGCACGTCGTGTGGCTGGACCATCGGGGCCTCGCCGCGGCGAAGGCCGAAGGCGAAGCTCAGGGCCATCACCAGCACATGGACGCGGCCGACGGGGTGGCGATGGCGCAGAAGTCGCGCCTCGTCTACGCGCGGGTCGGCGCCGCCGCCGCGCCCGAGCAACTCCTGGCGCCGGGCGTGTGCTACTGCTGCAAGACCGCGCTCGTCGCGACCGGCCGGGGGATCCTCGCGGCGTGGCGCCACGTCTACCCCGGCGACCTCCGGGACATCGCGTTCGCCTGGCTGACCGGTCCGCCGGCCGCCGGGGCGCCCGCCCGCGTGAGCGAGGACGGCTGGGCGATCAACGGCTGCC harbors:
- a CDS encoding EAL domain-containing protein; amino-acid sequence: MTPVRLLLVDDEAPNRDMLSRRLERRGFEVGQAASGAEALAALDRERWAAVLLDVQMPAMSGLQVLEKIRERWTQAELPVLMVTARDASEDVVAALELGANDYITKPVDFPVALARLRTQLARRDAEERLRASEERYALAARGANDGLWDWDLGTGEFHYSVRWLTIVGREGDGIGPTLQAWLDLTHEADRDRLQQAFDAHLAGRTPHFESEHRLHHASGAYRWVLARGLAVRGADGTTVRMAGSLSDVTAGKVVDQLTGLPNRMLLHDRLERALGEAGEPVAPCAVLLLDIDGFKLVNDGHGRTHGDDLLRAVARRLDRSLRPGDSISRSSELAADSMVARLGGDEFVVVLHDIADPLDATSVAERLQRVLARPFTIGDREIFVSASVGVAMSGPGATPDDLLRNADTAMHRARLQGRGRIEVFELAMREEMVERLQLDTALRQALANDEFLPHYQPIIDLQHGRLVGFEALMRWRRHDGRLVPPAMFIPTLEANGLIVPVGQRFAAAVCRQLRAWRDTVAAGLPLWVNVNFTTGQLAEPDVLDTLLGAIADAGIRPADFVVEITESSAIGDVARAAETLSRFRDAGLRVVLDDFGTGFSSLSCLGELPIAGIKLDRSFISSDRRHPAILQAVVHLADELGLTVTAEGIETDAQHAQLRGLGCGFAQGYLFARPLDAEAATDLIRRGVRWLPAHPEDAEPTAA
- a CDS encoding ATP-binding protein, yielding MPPPSATLPAEALHEQLTLLVKTEHRLHRSQNALDRQLLRVELLSQFTLRWDSQAEPAAILLDAASLLLRVFAVNQVRVVVPDGAGLPRTAGDGRVKLVTMPREHLDAGLAHLAGPVAGPLEAQPASLRALLDPLTSAGAAAGTPSGLVVLPLRVTQDDPPMCFLGTTDERHKTSHAREMPTDAALPFLRLLGGHVEHMLRNSRLLAEVAAARQRLLAIQEDLEDRVALRTAELTREIAERKRTEVELQRAKIAAEQASVAKSAFLANMSHELRTPLNAIIGYSEMLQEDAESFGQTACLGDIGKILGAGRHLLALINDVLDLSKIEAGYMQLDVEDFELADVVHSAVTHSRPLLASRDNVLAVDGLDRGCPMHTDRLKVEQVLLNLIGNAAKFTERGHIRVSVDRTPDDWVEVRVADTGIGLSDEQVGRLFKEFSQADASTTRRFGGTGLGLAISQRLCHLMGGHITASGQIGVGATFTVRLPAVAGGPS
- a CDS encoding creatininase family protein; amino-acid sequence: MKKVMFALAAVCLVAGAVSFAQQRERRAPDPRSMGGGDCRDNPYNCADAPNPLPKADTVWLEEMTWMDVRDAMKAGKTTAIISTGGIEPNGPWLVLGKHNYVLHANCDAIARKLGNALCAPIVKYVPEGDIEPKTGHMTTAGTITMREDTFRAVLTDTAESLQAHGFKTIVFIGDSGGNQAGQKAVAEALTKKWAGKAVALHIPEYYTYAVVTKHFEDQGALPKDRKSDHMHDDPVITLNMFIDDPDSVRYDARVKAGKASIDGVSIADKAKATALAKQIVAFRADYTVTAINKALAAPGRTSMP
- a CDS encoding copper chaperone PCu(A)C encodes the protein MRHVVLALAVSFVGFPAAVPVQQAPKAVSAWVAAPAAGADAAVAYVAIENPTMYDIYITAATTDAAKTVELRAGATGGGEPAVVTEFTVPAYGSTAAEQAAPHLRLVQLTRPLAAGDTVQLTLTTDGGVALNVAAPVK
- a CDS encoding response regulator is translated as MSVRVLLVEDNEANADMLSRRLIRQGFEVAVAGDGLQALDATARQRPDLILMDISLPRIDGWEATRRLKADPATASIPIVALTAHAMVADRQRCFDAGCDEFETKPVDLKRLLEKMHGLLAAKAQA
- a CDS encoding FIST N-terminal domain-containing protein → MTVAHVGTSRQVDSSSAGAEAAAGALGKLDGQRPSMALVFASADHDHEALLEAVRSRLPGVPVVGCSGEGIIADDDSNEVFAAAAVMAIASDLVRFETFLVEDYATDPAGAGRRLAALVNGRDDEARCLCVMPDGLAGNCTEMLQALHADLRPGVAVVGGAAADAMSFERTFQYGDGRVISGGMAAFLISGPVDVAVAVSHGCTPIGGEREVTRSADGWIHEIDGRPAWQLFKEYLDDDAGDDLNAEGIVHLCVGERLATTADDYDPFVIRTPLQLDKPSGALFFPGGGLTEGRAIQLTRRDPDRIRESARDCADRVRRSHPERAPDLVLQFDCAGRGRILWGGCAAAEIVAPLRRALGPDTPWIGFHTYGEIAPIGGRPYYHNYTVALCALYERQAA